Proteins found in one Rhodobacteraceae bacterium D3-12 genomic segment:
- a CDS encoding DUF6494 family protein — protein sequence MSESYNMSMRKFLKQVGVTSQQAIEEALRNAPEPGGRYTATATITIPELGLTHEVSADIKPEE from the coding sequence ATGAGCGAGAGCTACAACATGTCGATGCGCAAATTCCTCAAACAGGTCGGCGTGACCTCGCAGCAGGCCATCGAAGAGGCGCTGCGCAACGCCCCCGAACCGGGCGGGCGCTATACCGCGACGGCCACCATCACCATCCCGGAACTGGGCCTCACCCACGAGGTTTCCGCCGACATCAAGCCCGAGGAATAA
- a CDS encoding DUF3306 domain-containing protein — MSVWSKRKAAVAAEEAALQRAEEVAQKAEAEAALAEKTDEELLAEFDLPVPEEMGEGDDFRAFLSDAVPERLKTRALRQLWRVNPVLANVDGLVDYGEDFTDAAMCVENLQSAYQVGKGMLAHVEEMARQAEAEGEAAAELEPEADAGEEQSAEPDEPVVETVVEPVVETVRKPEGRPVASLVEQPEAESVLVQSEPVEAEDIAPTPGLRRMAFTFDEQRTG, encoded by the coding sequence ATGAGCGTCTGGTCCAAGCGCAAGGCAGCCGTGGCGGCAGAAGAAGCCGCGTTGCAGCGTGCCGAAGAGGTCGCGCAAAAGGCCGAGGCCGAGGCGGCGCTGGCGGAAAAGACCGACGAGGAGTTGCTGGCCGAGTTTGATTTGCCCGTGCCCGAAGAAATGGGCGAGGGCGATGATTTTCGCGCGTTCTTGAGCGATGCGGTGCCGGAGCGGTTGAAGACGCGGGCGCTGCGCCAGTTGTGGCGGGTGAACCCGGTGTTGGCGAATGTCGACGGGTTGGTTGACTATGGCGAGGATTTCACCGACGCGGCGATGTGTGTCGAGAACCTGCAGAGCGCCTATCAGGTGGGCAAGGGCATGTTGGCGCACGTCGAGGAGATGGCACGGCAGGCCGAAGCGGAGGGCGAAGCGGCGGCTGAGTTGGAGCCGGAAGCGGATGCGGGTGAGGAGCAGAGCGCGGAGCCGGATGAGCCCGTGGTTGAAACTGTAGTTGAGCCCGTAGTTGAGACTGTGCGCAAACCTGAGGGCAGGCCTGTGGCCAGCTTGGTAGAGCAACCGGAGGCGGAGAGCGTGTTGGTGCAATCCGAGCCGGTCGAGGCCGAAGACATAGCGCCAACGCCGGGATTGCGGCGGATGGCATTTACGTTTGACGAACAGAGGACGGGATGA
- a CDS encoding Mrp/NBP35 family ATP-binding protein, with the protein MSASRDAVLEVLKSVTDPVAGGDIVSSGVMRALNVGDDGTVRFVMEIAPDHAKLFEAVKAEAEEKLMALDGVSKTAIVLTGQSGPAAPPDLKPQAKAAPAGPERIPGVARIIAIASGKGGVGKSTVAANLACALAAQGRRVGLLDADVYGPSQPRMLGISGRPASPDGKTILPMRNHGVTMMSIGLMTNEDQAVVWRGPMLMGALQQMMMQVQWGALDVLLVDLPPGTGDVQMTLAQKAHVDGAIVVCTPQDMALLDARKGIDMFNQLKVPIVGMIENMSTHICSQCGHEEHVFGHGGVAAEAAKLGVPLLAEIPLDMQIRLASDGGAPITVSAPDSKQSRAFHDVANALVAWDKA; encoded by the coding sequence GTGAGTGCCAGCAGAGACGCCGTTCTAGAGGTCCTGAAATCCGTCACCGATCCGGTCGCCGGCGGCGATATCGTGTCCAGCGGCGTCATGCGTGCGCTCAACGTGGGCGACGATGGCACCGTGCGCTTCGTCATGGAAATCGCGCCCGATCATGCCAAATTGTTCGAAGCGGTGAAGGCCGAAGCCGAAGAAAAGCTGATGGCGCTTGATGGGGTGAGCAAAACCGCCATCGTGCTCACCGGGCAATCCGGCCCCGCCGCGCCGCCCGATCTCAAACCCCAAGCCAAAGCCGCGCCCGCCGGTCCCGAACGCATCCCCGGCGTGGCGCGTATCATCGCCATCGCCTCGGGCAAGGGCGGCGTGGGCAAATCCACCGTCGCCGCCAACCTCGCCTGTGCTTTGGCCGCCCAAGGGCGGCGCGTCGGCCTGCTCGACGCCGATGTCTATGGCCCGTCCCAGCCGCGTATGCTCGGCATTTCGGGCCGCCCGGCCAGCCCGGATGGCAAAACCATCCTGCCGATGCGCAACCACGGCGTCACCATGATGTCCATCGGCCTGATGACCAACGAAGACCAAGCCGTCGTCTGGCGCGGCCCCATGCTGATGGGCGCGCTGCAACAGATGATGATGCAGGTGCAATGGGGCGCGCTCGATGTGCTTCTGGTCGATCTGCCGCCCGGCACCGGCGATGTGCAAATGACCCTTGCGCAAAAGGCCCACGTCGATGGCGCAATCGTCGTTTGCACCCCCCAGGACATGGCCCTCTTGGATGCCCGCAAAGGCATTGACATGTTCAACCAGCTCAAGGTGCCGATCGTCGGGATGATCGAAAACATGAGCACGCACATCTGCTCTCAATGCGGCCACGAGGAACACGTCTTCGGCCATGGCGGCGTCGCCGCCGAAGCGGCCAAGCTCGGCGTGCCCCTGCTCGCCGAAATCCCGCTCGACATGCAGATCCGCCTCGCCTCGGACGGCGGCGCACCGATCACCGTCTCGGCGCCCGACAGCAAACAATCCCGCGCGTTTCATGACGTGGCCAATGCTCTCGTTGCGTGGGACAAAGCATGA
- a CDS encoding 4Fe-4S binding protein translates to MAKTLITCDCLGTQQIDTAGLANATGLEVATPCTALCTTQIDRAAAALNTGDAIFCCTQQTRVFDALAEELGTAPAPTLDLRDRAGWSADTASKLPKMSALVAEATLPAPVTKTRDVISEGLCLILGPAETALDAASQLSSFLSVTVLLDSAEFQPDTLPDTPAFDVVIGTLRNASGAFGGFNVTIDNLQQIEPGGRGAHALTPPQNGGRSQCDILLDLTGNTPLFPAPDKREGYLRADPAHAPSVGAAILAASALIGTFEKPLYVRAEPLLCAHSRAEQSGCNRCIDLCPTGAITPSGDHVSVDPMICAGCGACSSVCPSGAITYDAPPVDLTMRRVQTLAQAYLDAGGTAPRLMVSDAHGAEMVRLSARHGRGLPADVIPMEVPALNLFGHAEALAALAAGFTSVALLPGPSTDRDALAAQIALAAAMSAGHPVTLLDTTDPEAMEDALYDTPAPTPPIAPIRPMGTRRQITRQAARALNPESETLPLPDGAPYGAVLVNTDSCTLCLSCVSLCPSGALADNPDMPQLRFQEDACLQCGLCSNICPEDAITYAPQLDLTDAALTQQVLNEEEPFACVECGALFGVKSTVERITEKLASHSMFQDANALRMIQMCDDCRVNAQFHSQNNPFTGKERPRPRTTDDYLSKRRDH, encoded by the coding sequence ATGGCTAAAACACTGATAACATGCGATTGTTTGGGCACTCAGCAGATCGACACTGCGGGGCTCGCCAACGCCACCGGCCTCGAGGTCGCAACCCCCTGCACGGCGCTCTGCACCACTCAAATCGACCGCGCCGCCGCCGCCCTCAATACGGGCGATGCGATTTTTTGCTGCACCCAACAAACCCGCGTTTTCGATGCTCTGGCAGAGGAGCTCGGCACCGCCCCCGCCCCCACACTCGACCTGCGCGACCGCGCCGGGTGGAGCGCGGACACCGCCTCGAAACTACCCAAAATGTCCGCGCTCGTGGCCGAAGCAACCCTGCCCGCCCCCGTCACCAAGACCCGCGATGTTATCTCCGAAGGGTTGTGCCTCATCCTCGGCCCTGCCGAAACCGCCCTCGATGCGGCGTCACAACTCAGCAGCTTCCTAAGCGTCACGGTCCTGCTCGATAGCGCCGAATTTCAGCCCGACACCCTGCCCGACACGCCCGCTTTCGACGTGGTCATCGGCACTCTGCGCAACGCCAGTGGCGCGTTTGGCGGCTTCAATGTCACCATCGACAATCTGCAACAGATCGAACCGGGTGGGCGCGGCGCACATGCGCTCACACCGCCGCAAAACGGCGGTCGCTCGCAATGCGACATCCTGCTTGATCTGACCGGCAACACCCCGCTGTTTCCGGCCCCCGACAAGCGCGAAGGTTACCTGCGTGCCGATCCCGCGCATGCGCCCTCGGTCGGGGCGGCGATCCTCGCGGCCTCCGCCCTGATCGGCACCTTTGAGAAGCCGCTCTATGTGCGGGCCGAACCCCTGCTCTGCGCCCATTCGCGGGCCGAACAGTCCGGGTGTAACCGCTGCATTGACCTCTGCCCGACCGGCGCGATCACCCCCTCGGGCGATCACGTCAGCGTCGATCCGATGATCTGCGCTGGCTGCGGTGCCTGTTCCTCGGTCTGCCCCTCCGGCGCGATCACCTATGACGCGCCCCCGGTCGATCTCACCATGCGCCGGGTGCAGACGTTGGCGCAGGCCTATCTTGACGCTGGCGGCACCGCGCCCCGCCTCATGGTCTCCGACGCCCACGGCGCCGAGATGGTGCGCCTCTCTGCCCGCCATGGCCGCGGTCTGCCTGCCGATGTCATCCCGATGGAGGTTCCGGCCCTCAACCTCTTCGGCCATGCCGAGGCGCTCGCCGCCCTCGCCGCCGGGTTCACGTCGGTCGCGCTCCTGCCCGGCCCGTCCACCGACCGCGACGCGCTCGCCGCGCAAATCGCCCTCGCCGCGGCCATGTCCGCCGGCCACCCCGTCACCCTCCTCGACACCACCGACCCCGAGGCGATGGAGGACGCGCTCTACGACACACCCGCCCCAACGCCGCCGATTGCGCCGATCCGCCCCATGGGCACCCGCCGCCAGATCACCCGCCAAGCCGCCCGCGCCCTCAACCCCGAGAGCGAAACACTCCCTCTGCCAGACGGCGCGCCCTATGGCGCCGTGCTGGTCAACACCGACAGCTGCACGCTCTGCCTGTCTTGTGTGTCGCTCTGCCCCTCTGGCGCTCTGGCCGACAACCCCGACATGCCGCAACTCAGGTTTCAGGAAGACGCCTGCTTGCAATGCGGCCTCTGCTCCAACATCTGCCCCGAAGACGCGATCACCTACGCGCCGCAACTAGATCTCACCGATGCCGCCCTGACTCAGCAGGTCTTGAACGAGGAAGAACCCTTCGCCTGCGTCGAATGCGGCGCGCTCTTCGGCGTCAAATCCACCGTCGAACGCATCACCGAAAAGCTCGCCTCACATTCGATGTTTCAAGACGCCAACGCCCTGCGCATGATCCAGATGTGCGACGATTGCCGCGTCAACGCCCAGTTCCATTCGCAAAACAACCCCTTCACCGGCAAGGAACGCCCGCGCCCGCGCACCACCGATGACTACCTGAGCAAACGGCGCGATCACTGA
- a CDS encoding DUF6505 family protein, with product MNLARAIHFDESDTRVFHIPARTGEWCISGGFEFSDWSEGDLTGKARQAFANGWFGLETSGRATFVAVTVITDAEVAALTDTLAQHFVTYYGAPSVEAARPVAAEEIAHMSDLCDEHAPNTLLTVSRELTEAGVREAFRVIEPQDAGLDQFAIHGALDE from the coding sequence ATGAACCTCGCCCGCGCCATCCATTTCGACGAGTCCGACACCCGCGTCTTTCACATTCCCGCCCGCACCGGCGAATGGTGCATCTCTGGCGGCTTTGAATTTTCCGACTGGTCCGAAGGCGACCTCACCGGCAAAGCCCGCCAAGCGTTTGCCAATGGCTGGTTCGGGCTCGAAACCTCGGGCCGCGCCACCTTTGTCGCCGTCACCGTCATCACTGATGCCGAGGTTGCGGCGCTCACCGACACGCTCGCCCAGCATTTTGTCACCTACTACGGCGCGCCATCGGTCGAGGCCGCCCGCCCCGTCGCCGCCGAAGAGATCGCGCATATGTCCGACCTCTGTGACGAGCACGCGCCCAACACGCTCCTCACCGTCTCGCGCGAATTGACCGAGGCCGGCGTGCGCGAAGCCTTCCGCGTGATCGAACCCCAAGACGCCGGTCTGGATCAATTCGCCATCCACGGCGCGCTCGACGAATAG
- a CDS encoding DUF3305 domain-containing protein: MPLGIVLRKAPGVTRWVPWSWTAVAVLPGAGPAEWREMRREGEAVEFHAATLHMELHGAETEAYLHGLSAEVPSVYVVMREGMGEEPLEVLLVTASPYEAQDYTDSGEEIVEKVPMPHGLVAWVREFVEAYHQDEVFVKRRRDEKRTDLVEDGVGDPRISQVSDVYRSPTLLKKGRIQ, encoded by the coding sequence ATACCGTTGGGTATTGTCCTGCGCAAAGCGCCGGGCGTGACGCGCTGGGTGCCGTGGTCGTGGACAGCCGTTGCCGTTCTGCCCGGAGCCGGCCCCGCCGAGTGGCGCGAGATGCGCCGTGAAGGTGAGGCGGTGGAGTTCCACGCGGCAACGCTTCACATGGAATTGCACGGGGCGGAGACCGAGGCATATCTGCATGGATTGTCGGCAGAGGTTCCCAGCGTTTACGTCGTGATGCGCGAAGGCATGGGCGAGGAGCCGCTGGAGGTTTTGCTGGTCACGGCGTCGCCTTATGAGGCGCAGGATTACACCGACAGTGGTGAGGAGATCGTCGAGAAGGTGCCGATGCCGCACGGGTTGGTTGCCTGGGTGCGCGAGTTCGTCGAGGCCTATCATCAAGACGAGGTGTTCGTGAAACGCCGCCGTGACGAGAAACGCACCGATCTGGTTGAAGACGGTGTCGGCGATCCGCGGATTTCGCAGGTGTCGGATGTATATCGCTCGCCGACGTTGTTGAAGAAGGGGCGCATTCAATGA
- a CDS encoding DUF4444 domain-containing protein, with product MTEPLRFPPLLSGEACTGDPFDTAQQRAVLGCDAGLVCYHLGESTLAAAIVFAPEVPLARAMAMLPLCGVGFQNALGALAPPEVAVHLDWSGGLRINGASCGALRAAASTTDPAIVPDWLVIGLTLPLWPANDDPGTTPDQTALYAEGCADVEPPALIEAWARHTLNWITRWSDEGPHPLHAEWRGLAFGIGEETTQAGQTGQSGQSGQTSTLTGTFLGIDEDFGMLLRDASDTHLIPLTTLLETP from the coding sequence ATGACCGAACCGCTCCGCTTCCCACCCCTTTTGTCGGGCGAGGCCTGCACAGGCGATCCCTTCGACACCGCGCAGCAACGCGCGGTGCTGGGCTGTGACGCGGGGCTTGTCTGCTACCACTTGGGCGAAAGCACGCTGGCCGCGGCCATCGTCTTCGCCCCCGAGGTGCCTCTGGCACGCGCGATGGCGATGCTCCCGCTCTGCGGTGTTGGCTTTCAAAACGCCCTCGGCGCGCTCGCCCCGCCCGAAGTCGCCGTGCATCTTGACTGGTCCGGTGGCCTGCGCATCAACGGCGCGTCTTGCGGCGCGCTCCGGGCGGCCGCCTCTACCACCGATCCGGCCATTGTGCCGGATTGGCTCGTGATCGGCCTCACCCTGCCGCTCTGGCCCGCCAATGATGACCCCGGCACAACGCCCGACCAAACCGCGCTCTATGCCGAAGGCTGCGCCGACGTCGAACCGCCCGCTCTCATCGAAGCATGGGCCCGCCACACGCTCAACTGGATCACCCGTTGGAGCGACGAAGGCCCGCACCCGCTCCATGCCGAATGGCGCGGCCTCGCTTTCGGCATCGGGGAAGAGACCACCCAAGCGGGGCAAACTGGGCAATCTGGGCAATCCGGACAAACCAGCACGCTCACCGGCACCTTCCTTGGCATTGACGAAGACTTCGGCATGCTCCTGCGCGACGCAAGCGACACGCACCTCATCCCCCTCACCACATTGCTGGAGACGCCATGA
- a CDS encoding MotA/TolQ/ExbB proton channel family protein has product MSRHRNTHLYTAPLAALVALSLSAAPIFAQDTTPSASPTISTQSPTLPGPADTGSPQGIILPADQAGGTAPAPQATTSQPAGTPAVAPQAAGTPVVTPVEAAAPEPAPASLTEHFNTSVERAREFLQNGGPAIWAIAALSVVTLAVILWKVWRLVLAGAWSRRNSAKAVALWEAGDKQAALARVKNRRGLRSRFCAATMQAAITRPASAAREEATRVARELLARTSGGLRALELIATIAPLLGLLGTVLGMIAAFQALQEAGNRADPALLAGGIWEALLTTAAGMAVAIPASVALTWFEAVIDRVRQDMESLAARLFVHDAGLLEDPAKATPPISEVTHEQQLAAQ; this is encoded by the coding sequence ATGTCGCGCCATCGGAACACCCACCTTTACACAGCGCCATTGGCCGCCTTGGTCGCACTTAGCTTGTCTGCGGCCCCGATCTTTGCCCAAGATACCACGCCCTCTGCATCACCGACTATTTCAACGCAAAGCCCAACTCTCCCCGGTCCAGCGGACACTGGCAGCCCGCAGGGGATCATTCTTCCAGCCGACCAAGCCGGCGGCACAGCGCCCGCACCGCAAGCGACCACGTCTCAACCGGCAGGCACCCCTGCTGTCGCACCCCAAGCGGCGGGCACACCTGTCGTCACGCCCGTCGAAGCCGCTGCGCCAGAACCGGCTCCTGCCTCGCTTACGGAACACTTCAATACCTCTGTCGAGCGTGCCCGCGAATTCTTGCAAAACGGCGGGCCAGCCATCTGGGCTATTGCGGCGCTGTCTGTTGTGACATTGGCCGTTATCTTGTGGAAGGTCTGGCGCTTGGTCCTCGCCGGGGCGTGGTCGCGCCGCAACTCGGCCAAGGCCGTCGCCCTTTGGGAAGCAGGCGACAAACAGGCGGCATTGGCGCGGGTCAAGAACCGCCGCGGCCTGCGCAGCCGGTTTTGTGCGGCCACAATGCAGGCCGCAATAACCCGCCCCGCCAGCGCCGCAAGAGAAGAGGCAACCCGCGTCGCCCGCGAGTTGCTGGCCCGTACCTCTGGCGGTCTACGCGCACTCGAACTCATCGCGACTATCGCCCCTTTGTTGGGCCTGCTTGGCACTGTTCTGGGGATGATCGCCGCGTTTCAGGCACTGCAAGAGGCCGGCAACCGCGCTGATCCCGCCTTGTTGGCGGGCGGCATCTGGGAGGCTCTTTTAACCACTGCCGCAGGCATGGCCGTTGCCATCCCAGCCTCAGTGGCGCTGACATGGTTCGAAGCCGTCATCGACCGCGTTCGCCAAGACATGGAAAGCCTCGCCGCGCGTCTGTTCGTGCATGATGCCGGACTGTTGGAAGACCCTGCCAAAGCCACACCGCCCATTTCGGAGGTGACACACGAACAACAATTGGCCGCGCAATGA
- a CDS encoding TonB-dependent receptor has product MNSRCKLFAASSSAIALFSVLGPTLASAQNIITLDEIRVESQDAQDALGNTAVTQKDLSERNSQTIADVFAGESEVKASGGPAIAQKVFVHGIEESLLAVTIDGARQNKSGFHHTGNVLIDPAILKRVEVSSGLAPADAGPGALGGLLAYETVDARDLLDAGDTFGGMSTLSFSSNGNTFRRGVTLFGAQGGFEYLLNATRTSGDDYKDGSGAVVPGTGAEVDAYTVKLAYTTETGKRLEFTADYASDTGLRAMQAGPGGLYFARPDFAAVVGRPSVYLPATSERQSFTLTYTDERPDGGFAPTVQLSYNEQLIEAGAAVGTNTSLSGKIENSFDLGGGVLTTGFDFFHDTARAHGPLTSGSSKETLKSLGLYAQMRHDLSDRVSLSYGARFDSQQFTLADGTTHKDSGASVNASADFVLTDTLTLNAGIASSWGGYELSEASLINLGGAWAYGTPTASRANNARIGLRYDNGPWLLSGALFYTEINDIDDILSSGRTTTDLTSKGIDASLRYTGSQGYGQINWTYADVRTAGTPVTTTGYYYGRPVGHIIGLSGAWNLNGQWAFGGNAEIALKNDDTNGVSGMTSLPGYEVLNVFASYKPRNLDGLEIRFDVRNVLDEQYSSRTSDGIGVPSSIVPLTEPGRSFAITANMRF; this is encoded by the coding sequence ATGAACAGCCGCTGCAAGCTCTTTGCCGCCTCCAGCTCCGCAATCGCACTTTTTTCCGTGCTTGGCCCAACACTCGCCAGTGCCCAGAACATCATCACTCTTGATGAGATCCGCGTTGAATCGCAGGACGCTCAAGACGCATTGGGCAACACCGCCGTCACCCAAAAAGACCTGAGTGAGCGCAACTCCCAAACCATTGCCGATGTGTTCGCAGGTGAATCCGAGGTCAAGGCATCGGGCGGCCCCGCCATTGCGCAAAAGGTCTTTGTGCACGGGATCGAGGAGAGCCTTCTCGCCGTGACCATTGATGGTGCGCGGCAGAACAAATCCGGCTTTCACCACACCGGCAACGTGCTGATTGATCCCGCGATCCTCAAACGGGTCGAAGTCAGCTCCGGCCTTGCGCCCGCAGATGCCGGTCCCGGCGCTTTGGGCGGGCTTTTGGCCTATGAAACTGTGGACGCGCGCGACCTGCTTGATGCAGGCGATACCTTCGGCGGCATGTCCACACTCAGCTTTAGCAGCAATGGCAATACCTTCCGCCGGGGAGTGACACTCTTTGGGGCGCAGGGCGGGTTTGAATACTTGCTGAACGCCACCCGCACATCGGGCGATGATTACAAAGACGGCTCTGGCGCTGTCGTTCCCGGCACCGGCGCCGAGGTTGACGCCTATACCGTCAAATTGGCCTATACCACCGAAACGGGTAAGCGGCTTGAATTCACAGCGGATTACGCCAGCGACACGGGCTTGCGTGCCATGCAGGCAGGCCCCGGTGGCCTCTACTTTGCTCGTCCTGATTTTGCCGCTGTTGTCGGGCGTCCGTCGGTCTATCTCCCCGCCACATCCGAGCGCCAGTCTTTCACGTTGACCTACACTGACGAGCGCCCCGATGGCGGGTTCGCCCCGACTGTTCAGCTGTCCTATAACGAGCAACTGATCGAAGCCGGCGCCGCGGTTGGCACCAACACCTCGCTCAGCGGAAAAATCGAAAACAGCTTTGACCTTGGCGGCGGCGTGCTCACCACCGGGTTTGACTTTTTCCACGATACCGCGCGCGCGCATGGCCCGCTAACATCGGGAAGCTCAAAGGAAACCCTCAAGAGCTTGGGCCTCTACGCCCAAATGCGCCACGACCTCAGCGACCGCGTCTCGCTTTCTTATGGGGCGCGTTTCGACTCCCAGCAATTCACGCTGGCCGATGGCACGACCCACAAGGACAGCGGCGCAAGCGTCAACGCTTCGGCGGATTTCGTGTTGACCGACACGCTGACTCTGAATGCCGGCATCGCATCAAGCTGGGGTGGGTATGAACTGTCCGAAGCCTCTTTGATCAATCTCGGCGGCGCGTGGGCCTATGGCACGCCAACCGCATCGCGCGCCAATAACGCGCGTATCGGTCTGCGCTATGACAACGGCCCGTGGCTGCTTAGCGGTGCGCTGTTTTACACAGAAATCAACGACATCGACGACATTCTCAGCTCTGGGCGCACAACCACGGATCTGACCTCCAAAGGCATCGACGCATCGCTGCGCTATACCGGAAGCCAAGGCTATGGCCAGATCAACTGGACCTATGCCGACGTGCGCACCGCTGGCACGCCCGTGACGACCACGGGGTACTATTATGGCCGCCCGGTTGGTCATATCATCGGCCTGTCCGGTGCTTGGAACCTGAATGGCCAATGGGCCTTTGGTGGGAACGCCGAAATTGCGCTCAAGAACGACGATACCAACGGTGTCAGCGGCATGACGAGCCTGCCGGGTTACGAAGTGCTCAACGTGTTTGCGTCTTACAAGCCGCGCAATCTTGACGGGCTTGAAATCCGGTTTGACGTGCGCAACGTACTGGATGAGCAATACTCAAGCCGCACGTCGGACGGGATCGGCGTGCCCAGCTCAATCGTGCCGCTTACTGAACCGGGCCGCTCCTTCGCCATCACGGCGAACATGCGGTTCTAA
- a CDS encoding DUF2218 domain-containing protein: MLTSSTTFTTPNGSKYLVQLCKHFAHKIDVEYDETNGRAALPSGAAELLADTDGLNISITSEDEKQLGMAQHVIEDHLKRFAFREEFDALNWS; encoded by the coding sequence ATGCTGACCTCCAGCACCACCTTCACCACGCCGAACGGCTCGAAATATCTTGTGCAGCTTTGCAAGCATTTCGCCCATAAAATTGACGTGGAATATGACGAAACCAACGGGCGGGCGGCATTGCCGTCGGGGGCTGCGGAGTTGTTGGCAGATACGGACGGGTTGAATATTTCAATCACGTCGGAAGATGAAAAACAGTTGGGCATGGCGCAGCATGTCATTGAGGATCACCTGAAACGGTTTGCTTTTCGCGAGGAGTTTGACGCGCTGAACTGGTCCTAA
- a CDS encoding ABC transporter permease, which yields MGDLWEGLSRAFWLVATLDAELVEIALRSLQVTLSALVIASMIALPMAAVLAVRRFRLRRLVIALLNALMGLPPVVVGLVVYVMLSRAGPFGVFGLLFTPTGMIIAQVIIIVPLIASIAHQSLRELWAEYHDLLISMNVTQRQKIATLLWDARRALLTAALAGFGRAIGEVGAIMIVGGNIDHATRVLTTAIALETGKGDFALALGLGFVLIALAITVNLAIHWLSRTEREGRW from the coding sequence ATGGGTGACTTGTGGGAGGGGCTCTCCCGCGCATTCTGGCTTGTGGCGACGCTTGATGCGGAGCTTGTGGAGATCGCTTTGCGGTCGTTGCAGGTGACGCTGAGCGCGCTGGTGATTGCCTCGATGATCGCGCTGCCTATGGCGGCGGTTCTGGCGGTGCGGCGCTTTCGGCTGCGGCGGCTGGTGATTGCTTTACTCAATGCTTTGATGGGGTTACCGCCGGTCGTTGTGGGCTTGGTCGTTTACGTGATGTTGTCGCGGGCGGGGCCGTTTGGCGTTTTTGGGCTGTTGTTTACGCCGACGGGGATGATCATTGCGCAGGTGATTATCATTGTGCCGCTGATCGCGTCGATTGCGCATCAATCACTGCGCGAGCTGTGGGCTGAATACCATGATTTGCTGATCTCGATGAACGTCACACAACGGCAAAAAATCGCGACCCTTTTGTGGGACGCTAGACGCGCTTTGCTGACGGCCGCGCTGGCCGGATTTGGCCGCGCCATCGGTGAAGTTGGCGCGATTATGATCGTGGGCGGTAATATTGACCATGCCACGCGGGTTTTAACGACCGCCATCGCGCTTGAAACCGGCAAGGGCGACTTTGCTTTGGCGCTGGGGCTTGGATTCGTCCTCATTGCTTTGGCGATTACGGTCAATCTTGCCATTCATTGGTTAAGCAGAACTGAACGGGAGGGGCGCTGGTGA
- a CDS encoding ATP-binding cassette domain-containing protein: MFPLTAKGAVTARRGKTLVGPVDLALGGEGVTVVIGPNGSGKTSLLRLLHGAARLTAGEITWACSTEEARHHQAFVFQRPIMLRRTVEENLTYPLRIRGVTKAQAQEQARAWAKRVGLDALLGRQAPVLSGGEQQKLALARALITEPKLVFLDEPCASLDGRAMREIEEVLQAARAGGTRIILSTHDMGQARRLADEVVFIHRGKVLEFAPATQFFKAPGQAAAQAFLKGDIIE; encoded by the coding sequence ATGTTCCCTCTGACGGCCAAAGGGGCGGTGACAGCGCGGCGCGGCAAGACATTGGTCGGGCCTGTTGACCTGGCCCTTGGGGGCGAAGGCGTCACGGTGGTGATCGGGCCGAACGGGTCGGGCAAAACCTCGCTTTTGCGCTTGTTGCATGGGGCAGCGCGGCTAACGGCGGGCGAGATCACTTGGGCCTGTTCGACCGAGGAGGCGCGGCACCATCAGGCGTTTGTGTTCCAGCGCCCGATCATGTTGCGCCGCACGGTTGAAGAGAACCTGACCTATCCCTTGCGCATTCGCGGTGTGACCAAAGCGCAGGCGCAGGAACAGGCGCGGGCGTGGGCCAAGCGGGTCGGGTTGGACGCGCTTCTGGGCCGCCAAGCGCCGGTTCTATCGGGTGGGGAGCAACAGAAACTTGCGCTGGCCCGCGCGTTGATCACCGAGCCGAAGCTGGTGTTTCTTGATGAGCCTTGCGCCTCTCTTGACGGGCGGGCGATGCGCGAAATTGAAGAGGTTTTACAAGCGGCTAGGGCAGGGGGCACGCGCATTATCCTGTCGACACATGACATGGGGCAAGCCCGTCGGTTGGCCGATGAGGTGGTGTTCATACATCGGGGCAAAGTGTTGGAATTTGCCCCGGCAACGCAGTTTTTCAAAGCGCCCGGACAGGCCGCGGCGCAAGCATTCTTGAAGGGAGATATCATAGAATGA